In Gossypium hirsutum isolate 1008001.06 chromosome A10, Gossypium_hirsutum_v2.1, whole genome shotgun sequence, the DNA window CCTTTTCGTTTTCACTATCCTGCAAAATGATGCCCCTCGCTTTTGCCCTGTCAACACCAAATTTTAAGTCATTGCTATCAACTGATTCAGCAGAATTAAGAATCTTAATAAGAATGATGATAAATACCTGCGATGTGTAGGTACAGGACGTTTAGTCACTTTTGTTGGGCCAGGACTCTGAGCTGCCTGTTTGCCTGGTGTCCAGtttgaaaagagagaaaaaagaaggaaGGGGGCAAAAACGCTTACTTAAAAAACCAATTCCATGACAGCTCAAATTAGGGGTATAGAAAAACAGAAATAGAAAATTAAGAAAGCCAAACTATTAGTGCAGATACTGAGAAAGGACAAAAACAGATTTGCAAAGTAGAAAAGATCACTAACTGAAAGAAAGTGAGAGATGCTCACCCTCCCCTCCTCCCTTTGAACAATCAAGAAACTACAATTCCAGTTTCTCTTTCTTTCAATAAAGAAAGTACTGTCCAGATTCAGTTGGAATATAATCTCAACATTTTCAAAAACAAACTAAATCAATGGATTGAGCCTTAGCTTAGTTGACACCATTACTATTGCAATAGCCAGTAGGACGTGAGTTCTATCGCACTTAAGGGTGTGTTCTCCATTGCAGTGGGAAAGCACTTTTAGCTTAAAAGTGCTTTTCCATTGTAGAAGCAACAAAGAACACTTGGTTTTTGGAGTCCAAAAGGCTAGCCTAAGAAGCACTTTTGGGagaaaaagtgcttttgagataAAAGCATTCTTAAACAAGACGCTTTTGAGAGAAAAAGTGCTTTTCAAAAACCAAAAATTGGCCAAACACAGAAGTAGAAAATTTGAGCTTTTGTCAAAAACGCTTTTTGTCCCAGAAGTGCTTCTTAAAAGCATTGCTAAAGTAGTCCAAAGTGTGGTCAAAAGTGCTTTTCCACTCAAACGCAAAACCTGGGATTTAGGTGTTTTTAGTTTTTGACTTTTGCTTTTGGaaatgaaaattatcaaaataatctttacttatattaactatttaaaaggtatataaaaaattagattattttatacatcattatattaaattatttaaatcttatttatagttaatttttttaattttatatatcattgattttacaaataatttatattaattacttaaaagatatttaaaatttatatttcatgtatcattatattaaattatttaaatatcatataacttaaataatttattacttTCTGCTATTATGTTTGGAAAAGGCATTTTAACCTTTAACCGCAATTTTCGATAGAAATGGAGAACactaaaaattaactattttttttcacaacattttgaaaagcacttttgaaaagcaTTTTTCAACCGCAACAGAAATGGAAACTAACCTTCGCACTTTTCTTCCAATTTACGAGTTGAGAAAGAGTTGAGTAGAAataggcattgtataaaaaattaaaaaagaagaaaatctaAATCATATGGTAATGAATTCACTGCTAAATTGAAGATATAAGTTAACATACAAACCCTGAAAAATCACAAAAGCATCTCGCAAAAGTAAATACAAAATTTACCTGGAGGATTTTGGCCATTTGTCAAATCTACTTTATCTAATGAATTTATCGCTTTTTGTAACTTTTGCCTCTTTGAATTTAGCTCCAATTGGCTGTGAAAGATTTCATTCTTTTCCTGGTAAATAGAAAGGCTATTTACAATAATATCATTCTTTATAGCTACTACACATgaattttaaaagtattaataaaaacACAGATATATACCAACTAAAAGACACAACCGCTACCAGAGGGATAAGCATTCGTATATCTATACGTTAGCCCTActttttcaaatgttttgatataacaaagtCAAATTATAAATTCTCCTCGGCCAACTTTGCAATCAATTAATATAAGCTcttgtaaatttattttcaagTGTTTGTAAACTCATCAAAtgatttaagttataaaatgccTTAGAAAAATATTGTTTCAAGTCAAATTCTACAACTTTGGGACACTTCTACCAATAGAAGTGCATAGAAGTATCAGTAGAAAGTACATAAAAGTATCAGTAGAACCAAGTCAGAGACCACCCCAAGATTTCTCCCAGACTTCTACCGATACAACTCCAGTTGTATTGATACTTGGGTTGAGTTCTACTGGTAGAAGTAAGTCGGAGCCTTTCAAGCCAAGCATCAGACTTTAACCAATACTTAGGGGGATTTCTACCAATACAACCAAGTCAATGAGCAATTTTTGGTCTACCCTGCACCTTCTACCGACACAACTATTGGTACAAGTCTGAACCCTAAAAACCCTCAGGCTTCTACCGATACAAGTGGACTTCTACCTATACTCATGGCTCCAATgatcataatttttaaaacttctGCCGCACAAGTCCACTTGTACCGATTTAAGTGGTCTGCAGTCTGCAATTAATGCACGAATTAATTGCAGCAACGACTCTAATTTGCTCCCACCATCTCCAAACGTCCCAATGGTTGTTAGAAGACATAAATACAAGTCAATAGCTCAATATTGAAGATAAGAAACAAGCTTGTAAAGTCAATTGCACAAAATTCCAATCTTTTTATTGATATTCTCCTTATTCGTCATACACACACTTGAgcaaccattttttttattctttttcaagtGTTATATTGTTATTGAGTGAGCTTTATCATTGTAATATCTTCCTTTGAGAGGAGTCTTTAATCCCTATTCTTATTTCTCATCTTTGTAAGAGTTTGCTTAAAATTTTTGGATAGAAAATATTAAGGGAAGTGGCTCTATCTTGCCTAGTGGAAAGATGGTGTTTTGCAAAGGTTAAACATTATCTTTGCAATATAGTGAATTTAggaaatccttagttgtggtaagctaaggtagtggaggtaGGCAATTGGAGCCGAACCTCTATAAATTATTGTCTCTCCTTtgtttatcatatttttttaaagtttttaaaataccaattcaacccccccccccccaagTTGGTGATTATTGAGCCTTAAAACTATCATTGCTTAGGGATAGCAAAACCAAAATAGATTATATCAAGAATACCTTTTCAACTGATATCACTTTTGTCAACTGCAAACAGCGCTCTTGTTCTAAGAGAAATCAAGCAGGAAACAATAATTAATGAAGGTACAAAAATTTGTAACTAATCGAAAACAATAATATTTCTAATACATTTTCTAGtaatattatttacataagaaaatttaaataataaacataaaacttGCTATAGACGTGAGAGAGTCAAAgggttaaagaaaaataaattataaaatagatatttgCAAATATTAAGAACTCCTATGGAATATGGAAGCCCTTAGGGAAGAGACATTTTTTGTTGAACATGAGATCAAAAAAAAGAAATCTCACTTTAATGAGGTATACATAATGGAGACTCCTAACTTTCAATATATTATGTAACAATTGTTAGACGCTTTTGAACTTTATGTGCAAGACAATTCCTGAAATTAATAGAAAACTTAGTCAAACAAGATAAATGTCTCAAACAAATACCACAACCCAAAATAAAACCCTGAGGCCTCTAACGAGATTGAGTTTCTACTTCCAAGCAAAGGTCAAAGGCATGATGTCCACATAATCAATGAGTGGGTAATTTAGTAAGTAATAAATATgcgtaattaataaataattttcttatttacaCTTAAACTTTATACACGAAAATCAGGGGAATCCTGTAATATCCAGGAAAAATGAATTTTGCGTGGATATTAAGAGCATAAAACAGAACAAATAAGTCAGTTGCCTTCATGGCTAGTTAGTTTCtcttttgaagagatttaaatCCCAGAAACTTCACTTTTGTTCAACTTGACAATAAACACTTAGTTGGCTTTTACAACCAAGACATGGATGTAAGTATTTCATCTAAAACAGATGCACTGTAAAGAAATATGCGGTTGCAAGTATGGAATCTGCACCTAGAGAGAAgcaatttcaataccaaaaataaaaaccctCCATTGAGAAGATACTGTATAGATAAGGTTTTCTCGTATGGAGTTAAAAGTGCCTTAATGGTCCTCTTGGGAACTTATTTAAGCAGCATATCCTACCTGGTTTTCATGATAAGGATTTTGAgggaaaaagataaaattttcaaccaCAAAGCATCTTCTTAAATTCTATAGTGGGGCAAATCTCTCCCTACAAATCTACAAAATCAGCCTGACAATTAATTCCCAAACTAATAACCCCTTAAAAACCAGACATTTCAAGAAGCATACAGATTAGATTTGGATATCAATTTGTGGCACCAAATCTGAAACTCCTCAGcaataatattttgagaaatgACAGGAGCCAAAGTCCAACATAAGAAAATAGAGAACTGTCTGTTCCAAAAATGATTTCACCGCCTAGACAAAACTTTTGGATTAACTAACAATAGAAGTATACAAATTATTAAACATTATATGTTCCTTTTTTCCCCCAACTAAACATAAGAGTCAGTTATCAAGATCACtgcaagaatttttttttttttaaattttcccttCCTTCCAATGGTATTGACAAACTAGGAACATTGTAGAACTGGATGTGcctcaaaattacaaagaattaGTATAGGATAACTATGAATCAAGAtagaaaaatcaagaaactgCTATAAAGTTGCTttcaaaaaagaagagaaaatgacaAGTGATTCTAGGGATGAGCAAAGAGAATAGGACCTTCCATAAATAGATATTGCAAGCCTTTAAATGCTTTAAAAAGTTCCTGTGAAAGATTAGCCACAGCATCTGAAGCAGCAGCACCAGTAATTTTTGTGAGGGAAAAGGAAATGCGAGGCATTCCTTTTGATTTCTGAGCAACTAACTTTGCAGATTTAGTATCTGAACCATAGAAAGAACAAATATCAATAGAATTGAATTcgtttgctatttttttttcttaaatccaAAAGGTTTAAGATTGAAATGCATTCATATAATTCATTCCCCAAGTCTAAATTTCTTCATCCTTCCTTCCAAGCAAGTCAAAGGAGCCAACTTGGCTCATCTGGAGTTTcagtttatgaaaattatttagAACCAGTTTACAAGGGCAAGTCTGGTGGGAATACTTTCCCAACACCATCCAAAGGGAATTTAAAGAGATAATCATCAAATTTACCATTATTGTATTGCTAGATCTTTGATTTCAACCTGTacaattttgttgaattttggaACCATAATTATTTTGGTTGATCGTTGGGCAAAATTTAACATCACAGTGGATATGAGATCACCGACCATTACCTTAGGTACTTCtcatgaaattgaaaataacaaTTGGAAGCACAAAATATAACTAAGGAAAAGATGTATCAATATGCTTGGCATTGTATATTTCCTTTTTACTGTGAAATTTCATGCCATAAATTCTATTTATCTAAAATCTAAATAAATTGGAAAATTCCACAATAAAATTAGCTAATTTGGGCAACTAGCAACTCAAATTTTTCTGCTAAAACAAAAGCTAAAGATCTAGATTGCAGCCTCATAGAGGGTAAAACCgaacaaataaaaaaagaatattatTGATTACCATTTGAGTCAGGAAGTGCTTCCAAGAGAAGCTTTACATCTTCAGACTTAATGGAGGCTACCAGATAGTGAATGAATTCAGACCAAGAACCGCCTATCCCAACACTGTCCCTCTGCACATTAAACCATTATTtgcacaaaaaaaaatcaataaaaaatccaGCAAAGCAAATCAAGAAGACGAAGAAGACCATGTCCTCAAGCTGCGAAACGGAGCGTACGGACTCCCAAGTGGTGTGGCGGAAATCAGAGACGCAAATCCTTAGGTGAGATGAATCAGGAGAATGAACGTAGAAAACGAAGGCGCTTGATTGGCCCAAACCCGAATAAGTACCCGTCCATTCGACCTTGGGTTCGCCGAATATTGGCTCAAATTCTTCCAACACCGCTGGCATGTTGGCAACGATGAATGACTAGAGAGGGAAGAAGGGTTCGGTTTAGGGAATTCTCAAAaaggtttaattttatttgtttatcaaAGAAAATTGTAGTAAAACGGACTCAATGCTCATTAAGGACGGTCACCCAAACCAGCTCAAAGTTTACATTAAGTTTGCAGTTTACAATCTTGACATCCGGTCAAATGCAAGAAAAcgatttaattttcttttagggtAAATTACCCAATTACTCTCAttcttattttggtcactcaaatttcttttattaatttggtcACCCAAAATACAGATTAATCAAATTGGTCACTTTTAAAGGGCACTGGAAGACTAATTATGTATTTTCACTTTAGTCACTCTAAAATTAGGGTAAATTATTCTCGTCAATATTTTAGAGTAAATTATTCTCGTCAATCACACTAAATAGGGGTAGTTCTTATTTTGGTCACTTCAGATTCTTTTTCATACAAATGCACTGTTAGTCTTTCGATACCATTTAACAGTAGAGTGacaatttgatcaatttctatTTTGgtagctaaatttaaaaaaatttggggtgACCAAAATGGGAGTGACCCCTTTTTTAGAGATTAACGGTGTGGTTTAccctttcttttaaaatttatcaaataatgaATATAGATGGAGTGGTAATAAacttgtattttaatattattaaacatttgTTTCATCTTtgaattcataattttttaattttttatttaaatatgatacAAAATTATGAAAGATAAAAGTGTtatcataataatattattataatttttaaaagggatatttttttaattttataactaaattgGTGACTTAGTTCAAAGTGACACCAATTCAGTAAAATACTCAAACAATAGTATTAGATATGCCCCACATTTAAAAGTTAGTTTCTTTACTTTTATTCTAAGAATTTAGTTCTTCTATTTTTCagatttaaaagttttaatctaattattaaaatcgttaattttttttgttaaatctaCTAGTGTGACATAttgaaatagaaaaatacataCTTGGTAattatgtaacaaaaaaaaatattgtaattgacttgaatttaatagaagaattttaataatattaacaattaaacttacatttttaaatctaaaaaaaagtaGAATGAACAAAatccttaaaaataaaagtaaggcTTCGTTTGTTtgccaataaaatatttttcggaaaataatttctggaaaatgatttgcttttttgaaaatgatttacttttctagtgtttggatgaatttgtgtaaaatattttctgttatttgacagatttcctgaaaatatttcataaaaactgttttaaattaaacaaatatatatttaagaatttattatcttttcattgtttaattgaatttattctatatatatatattaataaatttatattttaaattatttttacatatattgcaatgatttattagATGTATATAATAAGACTGTTTTTATTGTTTCACTTGAAGACACAAATACGATATAACACATTCATTTGATATAAATATGTTTGGATCATACAGGGTTTGTATAGATTATCAATCAATTAATTACAACTTGTTTAACATCCATCCATAAAATGTTTAGAAATTTCTTTTCTTGATTACATATAATAAGCTTAAACTTCTTTAAAATGGATGTGAActcaaaaagacaaaattgaagatTATGGGGGACACAAAGCACGCCGATTATAAAAACCAACCAAATAGCTTTAACCATTAATTTTCTAACACACTTGGACAATGTTTTGTTACCCAATGACGTAAGGTTCAAAGAGTGTTATCCAAAGATTTGGATCATACTACATTACATAAGCTCGTTCAAACTCTTCTCTTAGAACTTTAATGCTGAACTTGTCCACCACTCGACCAAGGTCATGAGATACCACAAACGGATCCTCTATGCAGATTAAATGACGATCATTGCCAATTCTTCTTGTCCAGTCTTTTTCTCCCTTACTGCACAAATGGAGTCATCAAATTAAAAACGTTTTTGTTTTGtagaattcatttattttatcccCACCTACAACTATTTAGTCCTCGGTTTATGCAAAACCAAATATAGCATCTATTGACCATTTGCAAATTACAAGCCATTCTAAAAGAGTGCACTCATGTTTCTCCCTGCTCAGAACTTACAACAGTAAATGGGAtctgttaatattttaattcactCACCACAAGATGCAACTAATACCCAAAGAAAGCATTTAAAACGAAACCAGATACATGAATTTTAACTTGCACTTATAAGTTCAGAAACCAtgaaaacattttatattttcacCTCAAACTTTATTAGCATTCCTGAAAGATAATAGTTTGCATCTCACCTGATCAAGCTTCCTGTGCGTACAGATATTACTGAATTTGCATAATCATGAATATATGCTAATAGTTAAAGAATGCCCACACCAACAATGTTGTAGCAAAGATAGGGCAAAATCCAAAtactaattaaaaacaaaaattgatatGGGAAGCAAAAAGCATACACACCTGCAAGCATGGAAGGATAGCAGGTCTACGTTGCTGTAAGAAATGAAtgcacatcaaaacataccaacaAAGAAAATactagttaaaaataataattaataaaaataaataaataactaacaaGAACAGGTGACTTTATAGCTGCAAGTTAAATTAAGCAATACCTGAAATGTGTCCTACCTATCTCTAGATACATGAATCCTACCTAAATTGGCATCATCACAGCTTATAAGCTTATACTTTTATCTATGTTTTTATTCATTTCAAAGCAAACCAAATAGACTAACCACAAACACCATTGAAATATGCTGCTCAGGAATGATGTTGCTAGCTATGGGAATAGCATTATAGTTGCAAACAACTCACGCGTAGCTAGATAGAGTCCTTTGGTAAGTTGCATTCACTCATCTGGTCTTGGCCCAGTGTTTCACAGTAAAAGCCAACTGCTATAATCTTACATCGATCTTTGCATAATCTCGTAGAAGCGTTGTATTTACTACAGAAAAAACATTGTTTACGCATATGTCACAGGAAATTCCAGTCACTGGATCCATAAGCTTTACTATGGGGACCCTAGCACGAGTCAGTGCCTGTACATGAGGCCAACAACAAGTTATActcaattttattataaagttTAACCATGAACAGTCTAAGTTTCAATTGCAATATTCTCTATACATATTATGAGTCTGAACTTCAAGTGCAAATTCTCTATACAGATTATGAAAGCATATCAGCTGGAAGTGACAACAAAAAGTAAGAAAGTTCAATGGAAACAGAAGGAGGGGGGCTCAGAACCTGCAACTTCTCAAACTAATATAAATCAGATGATGA includes these proteins:
- the LOC107896672 gene encoding uncharacterized protein, encoding MPAVLEEFEPIFGEPKVEWTGTYSGLGQSSAFVFYVHSPDSSHLRICVSDFRHTTWESVRSVSQLEDMRDSVGIGGSWSEFIHYLVASIKSEDVKLLLEALPDSNDTKSAKLVAQKSKGMPRISFSLTKITGAAASDAVANLSQELFKAFKGLQYLFMEEQERCLQLTKVISVEKEKNEIFHSQLELNSKRQKLQKAINSLDKVDLTNGQNPPGKQAAQSPGPTKVTKRPVPTHRRAKARGIILQDSENEKDS